Genomic window (Shewanella psychropiezotolerans):
TGCCTACAAAGCGTATTGAAAATTGGTTACTGCCGTTTCCATTACTATCAAAACTTTTTAGGGTGTCGAACGCTTTCAAATGAAGAGTCATGGCGGGATAGTGGAGGCGGCTATCGGTGACCTTATCAGTGTAGAGCAGCTCAGCATCTAGGATGGACAGATCTTTAACCTTGATATGAGGGAGGCCGCTCGGTGTTTCTGGTTGATCGATGTCCGTCTCATTGACTCCACTATTCGCAAGTTCTTGGATGATGTCTGAAAAATTAAAAGTGAATGAATCAGGCTTGTTGAGGCGCTCCAGTAAGGCATAAGGTTTGTCCAGAGTCACATGATCCACACTGAGGGCTGCGTTGATAATAGAACGCCAGAAATCCAGCTGGAAGGTCAGTTTACCGAAGCCGATGAAGTTACTCTTATCTTTCTCTTGAACACTAAAACCAGTCAGCGATACCTTGAGAGTTAATGGGTTGATGGAGACATCTTCAAGCATAACCGGGCGCTTGAGCACGGCCGATAATTCTTGGGGCAATTGTTTATGAGCAACATAGGGGACCAAGAGTCCGAGTACAGCGGTGAAAATAAGGTAAATAGTCAACAAAATAGCCAGGTATCGTTGATACTTAGGGAGATGGCGAAATTTGACTGCCAATTGGGTGAATGGTTTTGACATTTGAGGCCTATTGACTTAGTTGCACGAAGAATATTCCAGTTAATAGGTATTTTAGCTAACTTGATGGCTGTGTTATATAAATGTTTTAAACTATTGCTCTCTAATTGAGCCCTGTAAGCCAAAATGGATATAGAGTGAACGGATGACAAGATTTTATTTCGATGGTCAAGGTTTCGATGCCCAATCTGATGAGACAGTTTTAGACACCTTGATCAGAGAAGGACATCAAGTTAATTACTCATGTAAGAAGGGGTCATGTAAAACGTGTCTGGTGAAGCATGTGGATGGTAAACTTTCCACAGGTTCACAGCGAGGATTAACCTTAACCTTGAAACGGGATCATTATCTCTGTGCGTGTCAATGTAAGCCCACATCAGGATTAAAACTCAAATCTGTTTTGGCGCAAGACCTGTTTATCTCGGCTCAAATTCACTCGAAGCAATATTTATCAGACTCTGTGGTAAAACTTAAGTTGAAGTTATCTGAGACGATCAATCATTGTGCCGGTCAATACATCAATTTACGCCGATTCGATGGGTTAACCCGGAGTTATGCGATTACCAATGATCCCTTTGGGGAGTTTATCGAGCTTCATGTTAAAAGGAAATATAATGGCCAGTTCAGCGATTGGTTATTTAATCATGCCAGTGTTGGAGAAGGACTGTTGCTACAGGGACCTTGGGGACACTGCTGTTATTCTAAGGCTTATATTGAAGATGACATCAGCTTGATTGCCTGTGGTACTGGCCTAGGGCCTGTATATGGAATTGCACTCGATGCACTTAAGAGTGGCCATAGAGGAAAGATAAACTTGTATCATGGTGCCAGAAATCATGCCGACCTATATCAGCATTCAAGCCTGTTACAACTCATGTTAGAGCATAGAAACTTTACTTATCACGGATGTGTCTCCACATTACAGAAAAATGACGCTCAGCCCATGAGCCGGGTACAGCAAGGTGACCCTTTTGACATCGCTATGATGCACTTTCCTGTGAAGACACTGCCTGGTAACAAGAGTCGACATCGAGTGTATCTCTGTGGAGAACCTGACTTCGTTATGAGAGGCCAGGCGTCGGTATTTCTAAATGGTGTGCCTCTGAATAGGATCCATGTGCTTTCATTTGATTATAAAGACCTGAGAAGTATGTCCAGAAGTTTATGAAATTTGATTCTATTACTTGTCGACTTTTTGATAAGTGATTGCGGCTATGATGGCTCCAGCAGGATCTTGTATCCAGCAAAAACGACCGATATTGGGAATATCTTCGGGTCCGTATAGTAAGTCTCCTCCTAAGGTTTTCGCTTTGATGGCAACCTCGTCCACATCCGTTACTGTGATGTATCCCGTCCAGTGGCTCGGCAGATTGGGGCTGGGATTCGGGGCTATCCCACCTATACTGGTCCCCTGATTCTCTATAATGTAGTAAGGGCCTTGTGGCATGTCCATTTTTTTAAATGTCCAACCGAAAATCTCCCCGTAGAAGCCCATTGAATCTTTGCAATTGTTTGATGTCAACTCATGCCAACTCAAGGTACCCGTAGTCTTAAATGGTGAGCCCATTGGAATGTCCTTTGTTAAATATTTTCTTATTAAAGATTAAGTTCCAAGTGTAGTTCAGCTTGTGGTTTTTAAATATTCTAAGTTATAAAAAATTCATCGATCATATTTATATTTATGTGTTAAGGTTATGTAACTGAAAGGGAAGTTGATGACAAGTTATCCATGTCATTATTCGGTAAGTCATATAAATAGACATTATTTCAAGGAATGAAAATGCACATTAGAATCGCCACTGATGAAGATCTACAGTCATTGACACCGTTATTTGATGAGTACAGGAAAAGCTTAGGTCAGGACTCTCGATTAGCTGCCTGTAAAGAGTTTATCGAATACCGATTACAAGAAAATGATTCCGTGATATTTATTGCCTTTTTGGTGGATGTTCCCGTCGGATTTATTCAACTCTACCCCTCATTTTCATCATTATTACTTAAATCACTCTGGTATTTTGACGATCTGTTTGTAGCTGAGCCCTATAGAAAAAGAGGTATAGGCACAGAACTGGTTAAAAAAGCTAAGGAGCTTGCCGATGAGACTCAAGTGTTGGCGGTTCGCCGGGAGAAGATAGAAGGCGATGGATTTTTGCCTATAGATACTCTGGCTCTATTTGAGTCTAAGCTATAGAGTCCTTACTTCTTTCTACTCTGTAGGTTCGGTATTTGTGATATTCAAGTATAAAGTCATTAAATTTGTTGAGTCAGCACGTCCGCTATTCACTCTGCTATCTGTTGCCCTGTCGGAAATAATGTGCCTCCATAATTACTGAAAACTCAGCTGGCTATGATATTATGCCAATCTCACTAAATAGGTGCTCAGTTCAGAGCCATTCAGGCTTTTCAATTCAAGGCGCATTGATGAGGAAATGGTTGTTCCCTTTTAAGTTAATGCAACGCAGAAGTGGAATGCCTGAGAGGCTCACATAGTGCGGGTTTCAAAGCACTTTATACTGCGTTAGATGCTTTCGATATAGAATAACTATTAGCTTCAAGCATCCGCCTTGCCTACAGCGCTTTGAACTCCCGCTGAAAGATCACATTATTAGTGGGATTGGTATCATAAGGAGTTTTGTAGCTGTTTTAATTTTTGGAGCAACAGATTGAATAAGAGTGTGATCACAAACCTAATCGCGGCCCTCTTGCTGGCATTAGGCTATTATTTTTCATCGGCTATCGTCTTGAGCATAGGATTATTTGCGCTGTCCGGTGCACTGACAAACTGGCTGGCCATCCATATGTTATTTGAAAAAGTCCCAGGCTTGTATGGCTCTGGCGTTATTCCATCTCGTTTCGAGGAGTTCAAAGCCGGCATCTCACATCTGATGATGAAGCAGTTTTTTACCGATGAGAATATCGATCGCTTCCTGTCGGATCAAGGTGGCAGCCAATCTCCTATTAATCTACAACCGGTTATCGAGCAAGTTGATATGACACCGGCATTTGATGCCCTGGTGACCACAGTTGAGCAGTCATCTTTTGGTGGAATGCTGGCCATGGTTGGCGGTACAGACGCAATCACCCCGCTAAAAGAGCCATTTATCGAGAAGATGAAGGCCTCTTTGGTCGAGATTTCTCAGAGTGAAGAGTTTTATACCTTACTTAAGAATGAGCTCGAGCAGCCCGATGTGTTGGCCGACATGAAGACCAAGATCAATGAGATCGTCAGTCAGAGGTTAAACGAGTTGACCCCTGAGTTGGTGAAGGACATCATTCAAGAGATGATCAGAGAACACTTAGGTTGGCTCGTGGTGTGGGGCGGCGTTTTTGGTGGTGTTATCGGTTTGATAGCAGCCCTTGTGCAGGCGTAATTATCAAGATTTAATTTTAAGATAATGGGAGCTAATAGGCTCCCATTATCTTGCCTGTAGACAATCATTAAGGGAATTTGCTAACTTAGCAATCTCTGTACTTAGATCAGGACATTACCATGAATGCGCATCATGCGATTAACTACATAGAGATGCCCGTGGCCGATATTTCTGCCACTAAGCAGTTTTTTGAACAGGTATTTGACTGGGAGTTTGTCGATTATGGTCCTGAATATACCTGTTTCACTAACGCTGGTATCGCCGGTGGTTTCTATTTGTCTGAACAGATTTTCGATCTGGCTAAGGGAACACCATTAGTGGTGTTGTACTCTTCTCAGCTTGAGGCTTCTATGGCAAGAGTCGAAGGTGCTGGTGGAGAGGTGTCTAAAGCCATATTCTCATTCCCTGGCGGAAGACGTTTTCATTTTAAAGACCCAAGCGGTAACGAATTTGCCATCTGGTCAGAATAATCGCGCTTTCAAACGTTATTTCCCCATTTTTGCAGAGAAGTATTTATGCCCCATTGCGTGATCGAATATTCGGCGCCCCTCGCCGAGCAGATAGATATATCTAAGCTAGTCAAAGCAACCCACCAAGGCGCTGTAGACTCAGGCCTGTTTGAAACTTCGGCAATCAAGACCCGAGCCCACAGATGCGATGACTTTTTGATTGGCGATGACCCTAAAAACAGCTTCATTCATATTCGTCTGTCTATCATGCCGGGTCGCAGCCATGAGCAGAAAACGGTGCTTCTGGAGCAGGTTTATAGCAAGGTCTCAACACTCACTGCGGGCGTAAATAGTGTGACGATGGAAGTTCTCGATATCGATCGTCAAAACTATTTCAAGGCATTGGCACTAACTTAGGTGACAGAGATCGTTGTACTCCCTGAATCGGGCTTATACTAGTACTGTGAATCGCTAACTGGAAGTAAGCTAAATGCGACGTTGGCTGTGTTTTATTCTTATGTTCGGCTTACCTGTCTGGGCTGCGCCTTCTATGCGAGCCTGCATCGATCATTATCCTCCGTTTCAGATTATATCTGATGATGGGATCACGGGAGAAAGTCTGGTGGCTTTGAACTTGTTGGCTAAACTTATCGGACATGAGTTGGTGATCAAGACCAGCCCCAATTTTGCCAGATGCCTTCGCATGCTTGAAGTTGGTCAGGTGGATGTGGTCGCTGGTTTGATTTTGAAGCCGAAAAGGCAAGCTTATGCCAGCTTTCTTCCTTATCGGGAAGACAGCCATTATCTGTTTATTAGCCGTGATCCCGATATTGATATTGAGCATTACGAGCAGTTAGCTGACTACACAATCGCTGTGTCCCGCCATACTCATTATTTTGACCGATTCGATCAAGATCCCGATCTACGTAAGATGGTAGTTAACGATCTCAAGACTGCGATTGTAATGCTGGCAAAACGGCGCTTCGATCTCTTGATTGTACCTGAGATGACTTTACCGAGTATCAGGCGTGACTTTGCTCAGTTTAATAGTCTGTTTAAGGTGCACCCCTATAGATTTAAGCCGCAGCGCATTATCTATTTCGGTTTTAGCCGTAAGCATCAGCTGGCTATTGAGCCTGATATGCTTTCGACTACAGTCGAGGCAGCTTATGAAGACGGGTTATTTATCAAAAAAATTGAAGAGTTTACCAGCGAACATCTGGAGTGGTATTAGGTATTTTTCGAGTGATTTGTGATAGATTTTCAAAGATATTGAAGAGGTTATCAGCGCATATTCAGAGTAGTATTAAGGATTCGGCCTGCATAAAAAAATGCCGTGAATTGCAGTTCACGGCATGGTAAAAATCAAATGACTCACTCAGCGAATCGTCAGCGGATCAATAGGCACTGGTGTGAACCGATTGTACTGCTCGGCCCGATGGGTCAATGACATCCTGGAGGCTCTTATCCCAAGCAAGTGCTTCCGGAGTCGAGCAAGCCACCGATTTGCCGCCAGGAACGGTTTTTGCGGCAGTATCCAGTGGAAATTGCTCTTCAAAGAAACAGCGGTAGTAGTAGCCTTCTTTGGTATCAGGCGTGTTATAAGGGAACCTAAACTTGGCATTGGCCAGCTGAAGGTCATCAACTTTCTCGGCTGCTAGCTCCTTTAAACCATCGATCCATGAGTAGCCTACGCCATCACTGAACTGTTCCTTCTGACGCCATGTCACTTCTTTGGGTAATTTGTGCTCGAACGCCTGACGTAGAATATGCTTCTCGATACGACCATCTTTAGACATCTTGGCTTCTGGGTTGATGCGCATCGCCACATCCATAAATTCTTTATCGAGGAAGGGCACGCGTGCCTCGAGTCCCCATGCTGCCATCGACTTGTTGGCACGAAGACAATCGAACATGAACAGCTTGTCCAGTTTACGCACTAACTCTTCATGGAAGGCCTGTGCATTAGGGGCCTTATGGAAGTATAAGTAGCCACCGAATAGTTCATCTGCACCTTCACCCGATAGCACCATCTTAATACCCATGGCTTTAATTTTTCTCGCCATAAGGTACATAGGGGTAGCGGCACGAATGGTGGTGACATCATAGGTTTCCAGATGATAAATCACATCTTTAATCGCATCGATACCGTCCTGGAAGGTAAAGATGATCTCATGGTGGATTGTGCCTATGGCGTCGGCGACTTTTTTCGCCGCAATCAAATCAGGGGCACCTTCAAGACCAACGGCAAAAGAGTGAAGCTGTGGCCACCATGCATTGCTCTGGCCATCATCTTCGATACGGCGTTTAGCATAAGTTTGTGTGATAGCCGAGATAACCGATGAATCCAGTCCACCCGATAGCAGTACACCATAAGGTACATCAGACATAAGCTGACGTTTAACCGCGGCTTCCAGTGCATCTCTAATCTCATCTATACTGGCTGGGTTATCTTGCACGGCCGCAAAATCACGCCATTCACGTTGATAATATTGAACATAACCGTCGTCAGTGGTGCTCGCCTTATTACATAAATAGTGGCCCGGCTTAAATACATCGACGGTCTTACACACAGGCATCAAGGCTTTCATTTCTGAGGCTATGTAGAAGTTCCCTTCAGCGTCTAGGCCTGTGTATAGAGGAATAATCCCCATGTGATCTCGGCCAATCAGATACAGGTCTTTAGTCTTATCGTAGAGCACGAAGGCAAATATTCCGTTCAACTTATCGAGGAAGTCGACACCATACTCTTGATAGAGGGATAGGATCACTTCACAGTCCGAGTGAGTCTGGTAAGCGTATTTATCGCCTAGCTTGGCCTTAAGCTCTTTGTGGTTATAGATCTCACCGTTGACCGCAAGAATAATGTTTCCATCGCTACTAAGCAGAGGTTGGGCACCGTTATCGATATCGACGATGGCAAGACGTTCATGAGCGAGTACGGCTTTGTCGCAGCTGTAGATCCCTGACCAATCCGGTCCACGGTGACGCATCAACTTCGACATTTCCAGCGCGACCTGTCGCAGCTGTGTTGCGTCTGACTTAATATCTAAAATGGCAAAAATTGAACACATATTCTAGCTCCTACAAATCGCTGTAAATCTCAATGGGTATTACTGTGCCAGTAATTAACGCTTTTGCCAAACTCTAAATTGATAAAACATGAGATAAATTGCGTTTTTTAGGGTTGTTAACTCACTAATCCCGTCAATAAAATAAGATTTATTTAGTGAATGTTAGTTTTTGTTGTGGATAATTTGTTTTCACTATGTGGTGGGTGGCTGAAATTGATTTTTTATCAGTGGAAATTGCTTAATATCATTTTACTCTGTATCTGAGTTAACTGTTGTTTTTCCCTCGTTAAAACAGGCATAGAGACATCTAATACAATGGCTCCCTGAAAGCGGGAGCCATTCTTAAATCATCATGAAATAGAGAAGCTAAGTGACCCATGAACTTGGTGGCTAGTCTCTGGCGTTAAGGTATTATACCATTCCATATAAGTATCTGGTCAGTTCAGAGACTCTCAGTTTTTTCAATTCAAGGCACATTGATGAGGAAATGGTTATTCCCCTTTAAGTCAATGTAACACAGAAGTGTAAACACTGAGAGCCTCACGCAGTGCGGGTTTCAAAGCCATTTATGCTACGTTGAATGTTTTCGATATACGACTGCATGGATGCAGGAGGTAGAGCAACGCAGGAGCTTGTTGCCGAGAATAACTATTAGCTTCAAACATTCGCCTTGCCTACAGTGCTTTGAACTCCCGCTGAATGATCAGATACTTACTCGGAATGGTATTATTCACTCAAGGCCTTAGTGTTTGCTCCTCGAAGAGAGTGAAACTCAGTTCCGGCAAAGTATCCAGGCCAATCTTGGCTGTTGGCTAAGGTTTCTGCTGCACTGTAATAGATGGCCAGATCTTGTAAGGCGCCGCTAAGATCCCAATCTTCCCGGTATTCATCGCAGGTGTTGTGGTAACAGCCCTTCATTTTTTCCTTCATCATGACCTTGTACTGGGCCGTAGCCTCATCGATGGGTTCATTGCCACCGCCGGCAAATACTGCCGGAATGCCGAGCTTAGCGAAACTGAAATGGTCTGAGCGGAAGAATCCGCCAGATTCTGGTCGACTCTCGCCCTTTGCCACACGGTTTTGTGTTTTCAATGCGTCTACAAGGTAATTTTCTAATTCAGATTTTCCTTTGCCGACGATCGTGTAATCCAAGGTGCGGCCGTATATGTTGGTACTGTCTAAGTTGAATACGGCTACGGATTTATCGATGGGATAAATTGGGTTGGCAGCATAGAAACGCGAGCCAAGTAGGCCTTGCTCCTCACCTGTGGTGGCGATGAAAGTGACCGAGCGAGAAAGAGGTTGGCCTAGCTTGGCTTGATTGGCAAACTGACGCGCTATTTCGAGTATACCTGCGGTGCCCGAGGCGTTATCGAGGGCACCGTTGTAAATTTGATCGCCGTCTTTACTCTCATCTTTGCCGATATGATCCCAGTGGGCGCTAAATAACACTTGTTCATCGGGTCGATCTTTTCCCGGAAGGGTGGCGACAACATTAAAACTGTTGGCATAGCTGGCCGTATTGGAAAATTGAATATTAGCCGTCTGTTTCAGAGGAATATTCATTGGGCCACTGGCCGCTCTATTCATAAGATCTGATAAGGTTAAACCTGATTTTTCAAAGACCTTGGTTGCCACATCCAGGGTGATCCAGCCTTCAACTTCTATATGCTTATCTTGTTCAGCTTTGTCGACCACCAGGTCTTGCTGAGGGCCTGTCCAGCTGTTCTCAACCACGGACCAGGGATAAGAGGCCGGGGCGGTATCGTGAACAATGATGGCACCTAGAGCTCCCTGTTTACTTGCTTCACTGAACTTATAGTCCCAGCGGCCATAGTAGGTCATCGCCTTACCGTTAAACTTACCAGAGTCGGGTAAAGCAAATCCGGGGTCATTGACTAAAATAACCGCAACCTTGCCATGCATATCTATGTCTTGGTAGTCGTTCCAGTCGTATTCAGGCGCATTGATGCCATAGCCGACGAAGACCAGAGGCGCGTTAGCAATATCGACGCCGCCATTGTCGTGACGGCTACCCAAAACGATATCTTTTCTGTGTTCCAGTGCCAAAGCACCGAAGCTGATAGTTTGCTGCTCTGAGGCCGTATAGGTCACCATCGGCACGGCTTGCAGGTAATCGCCATGATTAGCACCAACCAATCCCATCTCCTTAAAGGCCTGGGTTAGGAAGTTTAAGGTGAGTGTTTCACCTTTGGTGGTTGGAGCGCGGCCTTCAAACTCATCGGAAGAAAGAGTTTTGATATCTTGTCTGAAGCGAGCTTCATCGAAACTCACGGGGGTGTTTGCCAAGCTGTTGGCGGCTGTTTTAACTTCAGGTGTTACAGTGGTTGGAGTGTTAGCTGGCTGTTGGCTGCAGGCACTAAGCAGTGCTAGCGCACATACCGGAGGCAGTAATCGCATTGATTGTCCTATTTATAGTTATTGTTATAGACGAAATTTGTGTGACACATCATGAATGAACAAAGCCCACTTTGACAAGTGGGCTTTGTTTTTAATTCAGGGAAATGTGTTTCGTAATATTTACCGCATAAGAAAGCCTTAAACGATATCTATGTCTCCAGCGCAGGCGAACACATGGTTAGGACGGAAAGGCTCCTTATCGACATCGCTGAGCTGACTCACGCCGCTGGTGACCAGAATCGTTTCCAGACCAGCCTGAAAGCCTGCAAGTATATCGGTCTTCATGTTATCGCCGATGATCACTGTATTGTCCGAGTGGCCATCAATATGGTTAAGCGCCGAGCGAATGATCCATGAACTAGGTTTGCCAACATAGAAAGGCATGCGGCCACTGATACGTTCGATTGGGGCACACAAGGCACCACAAGCGGGACTATGCGCTGGACCATGGGTATCAGGGTTGGTGGCGATAAAGCGTGCGCCCTCGACGACGAAGCGAGCCGCCTTATGGATCATTTCCCAGTTATAAGAACGGGTTTCGCCAACGATAACAAAGTCCGGGTTGATATCTGTTATGGTAAAGCCTGCCTTGTAGAGCTCGTGGGTGAGGGCACCTTCGCCGATCACATAAGCCTTGCTGCCTGTTTGGTGCTTGAGGAAATCTGCCGTCGCCATGGCCGATGTATAAAAACACTCTTCAGGAACATTTATCCCCGCCGCGCCGAGTCTGTTTTGTAAATCTTTGCCGGTTTGAACCGGATAGTTAGTCAAAATAACCAAAGGGTTACCTTGTTCCAGCACCCGGTGAATGAATTTGTCGCTGCCGGGGATTAACTCGTTGTTGTGAAGCAGAACACCGTCGATGTCGCAAATAATATTTTTCATTTATCAATCTCGGTATACAAAGGAATTTTAGCTAACGTCATTTAATCCATATAAAGCCAAA
Coding sequences:
- a CDS encoding 2Fe-2S iron-sulfur cluster-binding protein, with translation MTRFYFDGQGFDAQSDETVLDTLIREGHQVNYSCKKGSCKTCLVKHVDGKLSTGSQRGLTLTLKRDHYLCACQCKPTSGLKLKSVLAQDLFISAQIHSKQYLSDSVVKLKLKLSETINHCAGQYINLRRFDGLTRSYAITNDPFGEFIELHVKRKYNGQFSDWLFNHASVGEGLLLQGPWGHCCYSKAYIEDDISLIACGTGLGPVYGIALDALKSGHRGKINLYHGARNHADLYQHSSLLQLMLEHRNFTYHGCVSTLQKNDAQPMSRVQQGDPFDIAMMHFPVKTLPGNKSRHRVYLCGEPDFVMRGQASVFLNGVPLNRIHVLSFDYKDLRSMSRSL
- a CDS encoding VOC family protein — protein: MGSPFKTTGTLSWHELTSNNCKDSMGFYGEIFGWTFKKMDMPQGPYYIIENQGTSIGGIAPNPSPNLPSHWTGYITVTDVDEVAIKAKTLGGDLLYGPEDIPNIGRFCWIQDPAGAIIAAITYQKVDK
- a CDS encoding GNAT family N-acetyltransferase → MHIRIATDEDLQSLTPLFDEYRKSLGQDSRLAACKEFIEYRLQENDSVIFIAFLVDVPVGFIQLYPSFSSLLLKSLWYFDDLFVAEPYRKRGIGTELVKKAKELADETQVLAVRREKIEGDGFLPIDTLALFESKL
- a CDS encoding DUF445 domain-containing protein, with amino-acid sequence MNKSVITNLIAALLLALGYYFSSAIVLSIGLFALSGALTNWLAIHMLFEKVPGLYGSGVIPSRFEEFKAGISHLMMKQFFTDENIDRFLSDQGGSQSPINLQPVIEQVDMTPAFDALVTTVEQSSFGGMLAMVGGTDAITPLKEPFIEKMKASLVEISQSEEFYTLLKNELEQPDVLADMKTKINEIVSQRLNELTPELVKDIIQEMIREHLGWLVVWGGVFGGVIGLIAALVQA
- a CDS encoding VOC family protein; amino-acid sequence: MNAHHAINYIEMPVADISATKQFFEQVFDWEFVDYGPEYTCFTNAGIAGGFYLSEQIFDLAKGTPLVVLYSSQLEASMARVEGAGGEVSKAIFSFPGGRRFHFKDPSGNEFAIWSE
- a CDS encoding 5-carboxymethyl-2-hydroxymuconate Delta-isomerase; this encodes MPHCVIEYSAPLAEQIDISKLVKATHQGAVDSGLFETSAIKTRAHRCDDFLIGDDPKNSFIHIRLSIMPGRSHEQKTVLLEQVYSKVSTLTAGVNSVTMEVLDIDRQNYFKALALT
- a CDS encoding substrate-binding periplasmic protein gives rise to the protein MRRWLCFILMFGLPVWAAPSMRACIDHYPPFQIISDDGITGESLVALNLLAKLIGHELVIKTSPNFARCLRMLEVGQVDVVAGLILKPKRQAYASFLPYREDSHYLFISRDPDIDIEHYEQLADYTIAVSRHTHYFDRFDQDPDLRKMVVNDLKTAIVMLAKRRFDLLIVPEMTLPSIRRDFAQFNSLFKVHPYRFKPQRIIYFGFSRKHQLAIEPDMLSTTVEAAYEDGLFIKKIEEFTSEHLEWY
- the asnB gene encoding asparagine synthase B produces the protein MCSIFAILDIKSDATQLRQVALEMSKLMRHRGPDWSGIYSCDKAVLAHERLAIVDIDNGAQPLLSSDGNIILAVNGEIYNHKELKAKLGDKYAYQTHSDCEVILSLYQEYGVDFLDKLNGIFAFVLYDKTKDLYLIGRDHMGIIPLYTGLDAEGNFYIASEMKALMPVCKTVDVFKPGHYLCNKASTTDDGYVQYYQREWRDFAAVQDNPASIDEIRDALEAAVKRQLMSDVPYGVLLSGGLDSSVISAITQTYAKRRIEDDGQSNAWWPQLHSFAVGLEGAPDLIAAKKVADAIGTIHHEIIFTFQDGIDAIKDVIYHLETYDVTTIRAATPMYLMARKIKAMGIKMVLSGEGADELFGGYLYFHKAPNAQAFHEELVRKLDKLFMFDCLRANKSMAAWGLEARVPFLDKEFMDVAMRINPEAKMSKDGRIEKHILRQAFEHKLPKEVTWRQKEQFSDGVGYSWIDGLKELAAEKVDDLQLANAKFRFPYNTPDTKEGYYYRCFFEEQFPLDTAAKTVPGGKSVACSTPEALAWDKSLQDVIDPSGRAVQSVHTSAY
- a CDS encoding M28 family metallopeptidase, translating into MRLLPPVCALALLSACSQQPANTPTTVTPEVKTAANSLANTPVSFDEARFRQDIKTLSSDEFEGRAPTTKGETLTLNFLTQAFKEMGLVGANHGDYLQAVPMVTYTASEQQTISFGALALEHRKDIVLGSRHDNGGVDIANAPLVFVGYGINAPEYDWNDYQDIDMHGKVAVILVNDPGFALPDSGKFNGKAMTYYGRWDYKFSEASKQGALGAIIVHDTAPASYPWSVVENSWTGPQQDLVVDKAEQDKHIEVEGWITLDVATKVFEKSGLTLSDLMNRAASGPMNIPLKQTANIQFSNTASYANSFNVVATLPGKDRPDEQVLFSAHWDHIGKDESKDGDQIYNGALDNASGTAGILEIARQFANQAKLGQPLSRSVTFIATTGEEQGLLGSRFYAANPIYPIDKSVAVFNLDSTNIYGRTLDYTIVGKGKSELENYLVDALKTQNRVAKGESRPESGGFFRSDHFSFAKLGIPAVFAGGGNEPIDEATAQYKVMMKEKMKGCYHNTCDEYREDWDLSGALQDLAIYYSAAETLANSQDWPGYFAGTEFHSLRGANTKALSE
- a CDS encoding HAD-IIA family hydrolase encodes the protein MKNIICDIDGVLLHNNELIPGSDKFIHRVLEQGNPLVILTNYPVQTGKDLQNRLGAAGINVPEECFYTSAMATADFLKHQTGSKAYVIGEGALTHELYKAGFTITDINPDFVIVGETRSYNWEMIHKAARFVVEGARFIATNPDTHGPAHSPACGALCAPIERISGRMPFYVGKPSSWIIRSALNHIDGHSDNTVIIGDNMKTDILAGFQAGLETILVTSGVSQLSDVDKEPFRPNHVFACAGDIDIV